One Mycobacterium kubicae genomic window carries:
- a CDS encoding serine/threonine-protein kinase, with translation MSEGPDSRVGSMFGPYHLKRLLGRGGMGEVYEAEHTVKEWTVAVKLMTAEFSKDPVFRERMKREARIAGRLQEPHVVPIHDYGEIDGQMYLEMRLVEGTDLDSVLKRYGPLTPPRAVAIITQIASALDAAHAAGVMHRDVKPPNVLVTRDDFAYLVDFGIASATTDEKLTQLGTAVGTWKYMAPERFSNDEVTYRADIYALACVLYECLTGSPPFRADSATTLVTAHLMDPVPQVSAARAGIPKAFDGVIARGMAKKPEERFASAGDFARAAHKALSDPDQDHAEDILRRSQESTLPGTAVAAPPQLAHSGGTPPPAGPSPPQPGYGGDPLSSGPLQRQAPAGQPAWASGPVPSQPTQTPQFYQGSGWGGPPPGGPPGWNQGNQPAPKRNPWPIVAGAAALVIVLVAAGIGIWLATKGGGGDNDGKDTTTPVPTPSSTTSSTPSSTTPAGDPQSRLLSSLPAGYPAGTCKPTTPKPDSVWTGALAMLDCGQNTNQGGPTRAVYGLFPDVDTLRQAFKDDIAAVDLLDCPGSGKSPQGWHYDKQPTVTVGQLACGTYKGHPNVIWSNETKLTLSDTFGDPVTLEDLHTWWGKYG, from the coding sequence ATGAGTGAGGGGCCGGACTCGCGAGTGGGGTCGATGTTTGGCCCTTACCACCTCAAACGGCTCCTGGGTCGCGGCGGGATGGGCGAGGTCTACGAGGCCGAACACACCGTCAAGGAGTGGACCGTCGCGGTCAAGCTGATGACCGCGGAGTTCAGCAAGGACCCGGTGTTTCGGGAGCGGATGAAGCGCGAGGCGCGCATTGCTGGCCGCCTGCAGGAGCCGCACGTGGTGCCGATCCACGACTACGGCGAAATCGACGGACAGATGTACCTCGAGATGCGCCTGGTCGAGGGCACCGACCTCGACAGCGTCCTCAAGCGGTACGGCCCGCTCACCCCGCCCCGCGCGGTCGCCATCATCACCCAGATCGCGTCGGCGTTGGACGCCGCACACGCCGCCGGCGTCATGCACCGCGACGTCAAGCCACCCAACGTCCTGGTCACCCGCGACGACTTCGCGTACCTGGTGGACTTCGGGATCGCCAGCGCCACCACCGACGAGAAGCTGACCCAATTGGGCACTGCGGTCGGAACGTGGAAATACATGGCGCCCGAACGCTTTTCGAACGACGAGGTGACCTACCGGGCCGACATCTACGCGTTGGCCTGCGTGCTGTACGAGTGCCTGACCGGCAGCCCGCCCTTCCGCGCCGACAGCGCAACGACGTTGGTCACCGCGCACCTGATGGACCCCGTCCCACAAGTCAGCGCGGCCCGGGCGGGCATCCCCAAGGCGTTCGACGGGGTCATCGCTCGGGGCATGGCGAAGAAACCCGAAGAGCGCTTCGCCAGCGCCGGCGACTTCGCGCGGGCCGCCCATAAAGCGCTCAGCGACCCGGACCAGGATCACGCCGAGGACATCCTGCGCCGCAGCCAGGAATCCACCCTGCCCGGAACCGCTGTGGCCGCCCCGCCGCAACTGGCCCATTCAGGCGGCACCCCGCCCCCTGCCGGGCCATCACCTCCGCAACCGGGTTACGGCGGCGACCCGCTCAGTTCCGGTCCGCTCCAGCGTCAGGCACCGGCGGGTCAGCCGGCGTGGGCCAGCGGCCCCGTACCGAGTCAGCCGACGCAGACCCCGCAGTTCTATCAAGGCAGCGGCTGGGGTGGCCCGCCGCCGGGCGGCCCGCCCGGGTGGAACCAGGGCAACCAACCCGCTCCCAAGCGCAACCCCTGGCCCATCGTGGCCGGCGCGGCGGCGCTGGTCATCGTGCTGGTCGCCGCCGGCATCGGCATCTGGCTGGCCACCAAAGGCGGCGGTGGCGACAACGACGGCAAGGACACCACCACCCCGGTGCCCACGCCGAGTTCGACCACATCCAGCACGCCGTCCTCCACGACTCCTGCCGGTGACCCGCAGAGCCGCCTGCTCAGCAGCCTGCCGGCGGGCTACCCCGCCGGCACCTGCAAACCCACCACCCCCAAACCCGACAGCGTCTGGACCGGTGCGTTGGCGATGCTGGACTGCGGGCAGAACACGAATCAGGGCGGCCCGACCCGTGCGGTGTACGGACTGTTCCCCGACGTCGACACGTTGCGGCAAGCCTTCAAGGACGACATCGCCGCCGTCGACCTGCTGGACTGTCCGGGCAGCGGAAAATCCCCGCAGGGCTGGCACTACGACAAACAACCCACCGTCACCGTCGGCCAACTCGCCTGCGGCACATACAAAGGTCACCCGAACGTGATCTGGAGCAACGAGACCAAGCTGACGCTCAGCGACACCTTCGGTGACCCCGTCACCTTGGAAGACCTGCACACCTGGTGGGGTAAGTACGGCTGA
- a CDS encoding serine/threonine-protein kinase has translation MSEARDSRVGSMFGPYLLKRPLGRGGMGEVYEAEHTVKGWTVAVKLMSREFSNDPVFRERMKREARIAGRLQEPHVVPIHDYGEIDGQMFLEMRLVEGTDLDNTLKRSGPLSAPRAVAILSQIASALDAAHAAGVMHRDVKPPNILVTRDDFAYLVDFGIASATADERLTQLGTAVGTWKYMAPERFSNDEVTFRADIYSLACVLYECLTGSPPYPSESAGVLISAHMMNPIPRPSSARSGIPTGLDEVVARGMAKRPADRYASAGDLARAAHQALSDPDRNQAAKILRRSQEAVLPPPPAEPATLQHPRPPQGTPPSAAPPFRSGPVSSPPGYPGVPSGPPSPPHFGGPPAWNQGFTPPPRSRNPWLIVTVVAALVLVLILGAIGIWAVTKDDGSTTASGRKSTTTTTRPTTRSTTTTTTTLPTSAASAAQARLLSMVPSGYPAGSCKPDTRTMPGALTSISCGQNTEVNGPRVSAYGLYADVPALKKAFANFTGTFTLAGCPGGKASPGTWWHTQDPNTVLGQLACGTYKGDEPQVMWSNEQTLVYALVAGSPQGPTLDQLYKWWAKHS, from the coding sequence GTGAGCGAGGCACGCGACTCGCGGGTGGGGTCGATGTTCGGCCCATATCTCCTCAAGCGACCGCTGGGCCGCGGCGGCATGGGCGAGGTCTACGAGGCCGAACACACCGTCAAGGGCTGGACGGTCGCGGTCAAACTGATGTCCCGAGAGTTCAGCAACGACCCGGTATTCCGGGAACGGATGAAGCGCGAGGCCCGCATCGCCGGTCGGCTGCAAGAACCGCATGTGGTGCCCATCCACGACTACGGCGAAATCGACGGACAGATGTTCTTGGAGATGCGCCTGGTCGAGGGCACCGACCTGGACAACACGCTCAAGCGATCCGGTCCGCTGAGCGCGCCGCGCGCGGTGGCAATCCTCAGCCAGATCGCGTCGGCGCTGGACGCCGCACACGCCGCCGGCGTGATGCATCGCGACGTCAAACCTCCCAACATTCTCGTCACCCGCGACGACTTCGCTTACCTGGTCGATTTCGGCATCGCCAGCGCCACCGCCGATGAAAGACTGACCCAGCTGGGCACCGCGGTCGGCACCTGGAAATACATGGCGCCCGAACGGTTTTCGAACGACGAGGTGACCTTCCGGGCTGACATCTACTCGTTGGCCTGCGTTTTGTACGAGTGCTTGACCGGATCCCCGCCATATCCGTCGGAAAGCGCGGGCGTCCTAATCAGCGCGCATATGATGAATCCCATCCCGCGGCCTAGCAGCGCCCGCTCGGGGATCCCCACCGGATTGGATGAGGTGGTTGCGCGCGGGATGGCCAAACGCCCCGCGGATCGCTATGCCAGCGCCGGGGACCTGGCGCGCGCGGCGCATCAGGCACTCAGCGATCCGGACCGCAACCAGGCCGCGAAGATCCTGCGGCGCAGTCAAGAAGCCGTCCTGCCGCCCCCGCCCGCCGAACCGGCCACCCTGCAACACCCGCGCCCCCCGCAGGGCACCCCACCAAGCGCGGCACCACCCTTTCGGTCTGGACCGGTGTCCTCGCCACCGGGCTATCCCGGTGTGCCGTCCGGCCCGCCGTCACCACCGCACTTCGGCGGGCCACCGGCCTGGAACCAGGGCTTTACCCCACCGCCGCGATCGCGGAACCCATGGCTGATCGTCACCGTCGTTGCCGCGCTGGTGCTGGTGCTCATCCTCGGAGCGATCGGAATCTGGGCGGTCACCAAGGACGACGGCAGCACCACCGCGAGCGGTCGCAAGAGCACCACCACGACGACGAGACCGACGACCAGGTCGACCACCACCACGACCACGACGCTGCCCACGTCGGCCGCGTCGGCCGCCCAAGCTCGGCTGCTGAGCATGGTGCCGTCGGGCTACCCCGCCGGCAGCTGCAAACCCGACACCCGCACCATGCCCGGCGCGCTGACCTCGATCTCCTGCGGGCAGAACACCGAGGTCAACGGTCCCCGCGTTTCGGCCTACGGCTTGTACGCCGATGTGCCGGCGCTGAAAAAGGCGTTCGCGAACTTCACCGGCACCTTCACCCTCGCCGGCTGCCCGGGCGGGAAGGCGTCACCGGGTACCTGGTGGCACACCCAAGATCCGAACACGGTTCTGGGCCAGCTTGCGTGCGGAACCTACAAAGGCGATGAGCCGCAAGTGATGTGGAGCAACGAGCAGACGCTGGTGTACGCCCTGGTCGCAGGAAGCCCACAGGGACCGACCCTCGATCAGCTCTATAAATGGTGGGCTAAGCATTCGTGA
- a CDS encoding FHA domain-containing protein — protein sequence MSTDDPTDPVRLELRADGRSWRPTANRAWTIGRASQSDTCLDNPRVSRNHAVLEPSPDGWTLVNRSSNGMFVDGQRVERLPIRGPIQVLLGSVSSGQVVEIIPVGDSVTPAPSPDGQVETTASRSPSAVHAIDQVVVMIGRAPDNHVVLNDLLVSRRHAILRRRDDQWELVDNHSANGTYVNGNRISRAVIGPHDIVGIGHQLLHLSGDRLVEYVDTGDVSYEAANLRVVSKTGRVLLSDVSFVLPQRSLLAVVGPSGAGKSTLLGALTGFRPAGSGTVRYDDRDLYDNYAELRHRIGFVPQDDILHAPLTVRRALNYAARLRFPQDVSASERKQRIEEVLTELGLATQADQRIDSLSGGQRKRTSVALELLTKPSLLFLDEPTSGLDPGYEKSVMQTLRTLADDGRSVVVVTHNVAHLNMCDRLLILAPGGRLAYFGPPQQALSYLNCGDFADLFILLEHDTTTDWTAKFNASPLRAASTARLKERPAQQGPGPATKPVAQQSAFAQFAILSRRYLAVIAADRQYSVFLLVLPLLLSLFAHAVPGKAGLSLTKAIEQQSTQPSQLLVLLIIGGALMGCAASIREIVKEQAIYRREHGIGLSGGAYLASKLVVLTVLTTGQGLILGFLGPAFLPPPDQSVVVPWPTLEIAVAVVAVTVVSMIIGLLISAWIGNADRGMPLLVLVVMAELVLCGGMFGVRGRIPLEQLAWLSPSRWAFAMSASTVDLNDLRRTIPGGEQDPLWDYKVSSWVWAAVACAVQALVLMLLIALRLRQLDPQRKARI from the coding sequence GTGAGCACCGACGACCCGACCGATCCGGTGCGGCTGGAGTTGCGCGCTGACGGCCGGTCCTGGCGCCCCACCGCCAACCGCGCTTGGACCATCGGCCGGGCCAGCCAATCCGACACCTGTCTGGACAACCCGAGAGTGTCGCGCAACCACGCGGTGCTCGAGCCGTCCCCGGACGGGTGGACGCTGGTCAATCGCAGCAGCAACGGCATGTTCGTCGACGGCCAGCGGGTGGAGCGTCTACCCATCCGCGGTCCGATCCAGGTGCTGCTGGGTTCGGTGTCGTCGGGGCAGGTGGTCGAGATAATCCCGGTCGGCGACTCGGTGACACCGGCGCCCTCACCCGACGGGCAGGTCGAGACGACGGCCTCGCGCTCGCCGTCGGCGGTGCACGCCATCGACCAGGTGGTGGTCATGATCGGTCGCGCACCCGACAACCATGTGGTGCTCAACGACCTGCTGGTGTCGCGCCGGCACGCCATCCTGCGGCGCCGGGACGACCAGTGGGAACTCGTCGACAACCACAGCGCCAACGGCACCTATGTCAACGGCAACCGGATCAGCCGGGCGGTCATCGGACCGCACGACATTGTCGGCATCGGCCACCAACTGCTGCACCTGTCCGGCGACCGGCTCGTCGAATACGTCGACACCGGCGATGTGTCCTACGAGGCGGCCAACCTGCGGGTGGTCTCGAAAACCGGCCGCGTGCTGCTCTCCGACGTGAGTTTCGTTCTGCCGCAACGCAGTTTGTTGGCAGTGGTGGGCCCCAGCGGTGCGGGCAAGTCGACCCTGCTAGGCGCGTTGACCGGCTTCCGGCCGGCCGGCAGCGGCACCGTGCGCTACGACGACCGCGACCTCTACGACAACTACGCCGAGTTGCGGCACCGGATCGGGTTCGTGCCGCAGGACGACATCCTGCATGCCCCGCTGACCGTGCGCCGGGCGCTCAATTATGCTGCGCGTCTGCGCTTTCCGCAGGACGTCTCGGCCAGTGAACGCAAGCAGCGCATCGAGGAAGTGCTCACCGAACTCGGGCTAGCCACCCAGGCCGATCAGCGCATCGACAGTTTGTCCGGCGGACAGCGCAAGCGCACCAGCGTCGCGCTCGAGTTACTGACCAAGCCCTCGCTGTTGTTCTTGGACGAACCCACCTCCGGGCTGGACCCCGGCTATGAGAAGTCGGTGATGCAGACCTTGCGCACCCTGGCCGATGACGGCCGCTCGGTGGTGGTGGTGACCCACAACGTCGCCCACCTGAACATGTGCGACCGCTTGCTCATCCTGGCTCCCGGCGGCCGGTTGGCTTATTTCGGTCCGCCGCAGCAGGCGCTCAGTTACCTCAACTGCGGCGACTTCGCCGATTTGTTCATTCTTCTCGAACATGACACGACCACCGACTGGACCGCAAAGTTCAACGCCTCACCGCTGCGCGCGGCCAGCACTGCCCGCCTGAAGGAGCGTCCCGCGCAACAAGGTCCGGGACCGGCGACCAAACCGGTGGCACAGCAGAGCGCATTCGCCCAATTCGCCATCTTGTCCCGGCGGTATCTGGCGGTCATCGCCGCCGACCGGCAATACTCGGTGTTCTTGCTGGTGCTGCCGCTGCTGCTCAGCCTGTTCGCCCATGCGGTTCCTGGTAAGGCGGGGCTATCGCTGACCAAGGCGATCGAGCAGCAGTCGACACAACCTTCGCAATTGTTGGTGCTGCTGATCATCGGTGGTGCCCTGATGGGCTGTGCGGCATCCATCCGCGAAATCGTCAAGGAACAGGCGATCTATCGCCGCGAACACGGCATCGGCCTGTCCGGCGGCGCTTATCTGGCTTCCAAACTGGTGGTCCTCACCGTGCTGACCACCGGCCAGGGACTGATCCTCGGTTTCCTCGGCCCGGCCTTTCTGCCTCCTCCCGACCAGTCGGTGGTAGTGCCCTGGCCGACCCTCGAAATAGCCGTCGCCGTGGTCGCGGTCACCGTCGTCTCGATGATCATCGGACTGCTGATCTCGGCCTGGATCGGCAATGCCGACCGCGGCATGCCACTGCTGGTGCTGGTGGTCATGGCCGAGCTCGTGCTGTGCGGCGGCATGTTCGGGGTCAGGGGCCGCATTCCGCTCGAGCAGCTGGCGTGGTTGTCCCCGTCGCGGTGGGCGTTTGCGATGAGCGCGTCCACCGTCGACCTCAACGACTTACGCAGGACCATCCCGGGCGGAGAACAAGATCCGTTGTGGGACTACAAGGTCAGCAGCTGGGTGTGGGCCGCGGTGGCATGTGCGGTGCAGGCGCTGGTTCTGATGCTGCTGATCGCGCTGCGCCTGCGCCAGCTCGACCCGCAACGCAAAGCGCGTATCTGA
- a CDS encoding serine/threonine-protein kinase PknH/PknJ — protein MSDAQTSRVGSTFGPYRLTRLLGRGGMGEVYEAEHTVKEWTVALKLMSTEFSKDPIFRERMKREARIAGRLQEPHVVPIHDYGEFDGQLFLEMRLVEGTDLDSVLKRFGPLTPPRAVAIVTQIASALDAAHAAGVMHRDVKPQNILVTREDFAYLVDFGIASATTDEKLTQLGTAVGTWKYMAPERFSNDEVTYRADIYALGCVLHECLTGAPPYRADSAGTLVTAHLMDPIPRPSAARAGIPKAFDAVIARAMAKKPEDRYASAGDLALAAHEALSDPDQDHAADILRRSQEATVNQPPTDGPNATLPATALAPPPRQTPITPPPAPRVQQPPFAGAVGSGRSGPAGPSGPIPQQPPAPGGQPGWTPPSGPVPMPGQPIGAPPYYQGPGWGGTPPQQPGGPPHWGQGHPLPPARKRNPWPAVAAVVIVLVLIVGGVGIWLVTRPDPKPPPKPIAEDRLSSLLLSPPEVNSVMGSSNMQPGKPITSMDASTVTVSLPDCQGVLYTSQTPAYAGSGYTGISGLVSSEPGDNYDHWVNQAAVAFPSADKARAYLQTSASRWKNCAGKTVTVTNKGKTYRWSFADVKGSPPKITVVDTQEGADGWECQRAMSVANNVIVDVNACGYHVIDQGSQIADKIVAKVNKG, from the coding sequence ATGAGCGACGCGCAAACCTCGCGCGTGGGGTCGACGTTCGGGCCCTACCGCCTGACACGGTTGCTGGGTCGCGGCGGCATGGGCGAGGTCTACGAGGCCGAGCACACCGTCAAAGAGTGGACCGTGGCGCTCAAACTGATGTCCACCGAGTTCAGCAAGGACCCGATCTTCCGGGAGCGGATGAAGCGCGAGGCTCGCATCGCCGGTCGGCTGCAAGAACCTCACGTGGTACCGATCCACGACTACGGCGAATTCGACGGCCAACTGTTCCTGGAGATGCGATTGGTCGAGGGCACCGACCTGGACAGCGTGCTCAAGCGGTTCGGTCCGCTGACGCCACCGCGCGCGGTTGCCATCGTCACCCAGATCGCCTCGGCGTTGGACGCCGCCCACGCCGCCGGGGTGATGCACCGCGACGTCAAACCGCAGAACATTCTGGTCACCCGCGAGGATTTCGCGTATCTGGTGGACTTCGGCATCGCCAGCGCCACCACCGACGAGAAGCTGACGCAGTTGGGCACCGCGGTCGGCACGTGGAAATACATGGCGCCAGAACGGTTTTCGAACGACGAAGTCACCTACCGCGCCGACATCTATGCGTTGGGCTGCGTGCTGCACGAGTGCTTGACCGGAGCTCCGCCATACCGCGCGGACAGCGCTGGAACGCTGGTCACCGCGCACCTGATGGACCCGATTCCGCGCCCCAGCGCGGCGCGCGCCGGCATTCCCAAAGCTTTCGACGCCGTCATCGCCCGCGCCATGGCCAAGAAGCCCGAGGACCGCTACGCCAGCGCCGGTGATCTGGCCCTGGCCGCCCACGAGGCGCTCAGCGATCCCGACCAGGATCACGCGGCCGACATCCTGCGCCGCAGCCAGGAGGCGACGGTCAACCAGCCCCCAACCGATGGTCCCAACGCCACCCTGCCGGCCACTGCGCTGGCGCCTCCCCCGCGACAAACTCCGATCACCCCGCCGCCGGCGCCGCGGGTGCAGCAACCGCCGTTTGCCGGCGCGGTCGGTTCCGGGCGCTCCGGCCCGGCCGGGCCGTCGGGGCCGATTCCGCAGCAGCCGCCCGCGCCCGGTGGCCAGCCGGGGTGGACCCCGCCGAGCGGCCCCGTCCCCATGCCTGGCCAACCCATCGGTGCTCCGCCGTACTACCAGGGACCCGGCTGGGGTGGTACGCCGCCACAGCAACCCGGCGGTCCCCCGCATTGGGGCCAAGGGCATCCGCTGCCACCGGCCCGCAAGCGCAACCCGTGGCCGGCAGTCGCGGCCGTCGTCATCGTGTTGGTACTAATCGTGGGCGGGGTCGGTATCTGGCTGGTCACCCGGCCCGACCCGAAGCCGCCGCCCAAGCCCATCGCCGAGGACCGGTTGAGTTCGCTGCTGTTGTCGCCGCCGGAAGTGAACTCGGTGATGGGTTCGTCGAACATGCAACCCGGCAAACCGATTACGTCGATGGATGCCTCGACCGTCACAGTGTCCTTGCCCGACTGCCAGGGCGTGCTGTACACCAGCCAGACTCCGGCCTACGCCGGGTCGGGTTACACCGGCATCAGTGGGCTGGTGTCCTCCGAACCGGGCGACAACTACGACCACTGGGTCAATCAAGCCGCGGTCGCCTTCCCCTCAGCCGACAAGGCCCGCGCGTACCTGCAGACCTCGGCGTCCCGGTGGAAGAACTGCGCCGGCAAGACGGTCACCGTCACCAACAAGGGCAAGACCTATCGGTGGAGCTTTGCTGACGTCAAAGGCAGTCCGCCCAAGATCACCGTGGTGGACACCCAGGAGGGCGCCGACGGCTGGGAGTGTCAGCGGGCGATGAGTGTGGCCAACAATGTCATCGTGGACGTCAATGCGTGCGGCTATCACGTCATCGACCAGGGTTCACAGATCGCCGACAAGATCGTCGCCAAGGTCAACAAGGGCTGA
- a CDS encoding amidase, with product MDASELAFVGAAAQAELLAEGEITAPMLLEVYLERIERLDSELRAYRVVLYDGARQQAEEAQQRLDAGERRPLLGVPIAIKDDVDIAGEVTTYGSGGHGPAVTADAAVVRRLRAAGAVIIGKTNVPELMMMPYTESLTFGATRNPWHPGRTPGGSSGGSAAAVAAGLAALALGSDGGGSIRIPSAWCGLFGLKPQRDRVSLEPHDDAWYGLSVNGPIARSVVDAALFLDATTTLPGAEGEFVAAAQRDPGRLRIALSTKTPTPFPIKCGNAQLTAVHQAGALLRELGHEVVVRDPQYPTAQIYANFLPRYLRGISDEADGQAHPERLEPRTRNMARMGSVFSDRRMAAVRAAEPAVSARIQSIFDDVDVVITPATAAGPSRIGAYQRCGALSTLLLVGQRVPYLQVWNMTGQPAAVVPWDFDDDGLPMAVQLVGRPYDEATLLSLSAQIEQARPWAHRRPPVS from the coding sequence GTGGACGCTAGCGAGCTGGCCTTCGTCGGTGCCGCCGCACAGGCGGAACTGCTGGCCGAGGGCGAAATCACCGCACCGATGTTGCTCGAGGTCTATCTGGAACGCATCGAGCGGTTGGACAGCGAGCTGCGCGCCTACCGCGTCGTGCTCTACGACGGCGCCCGCCAACAGGCCGAGGAGGCCCAGCAGCGCCTCGACGCCGGTGAGCGCCGGCCGCTGCTCGGCGTCCCGATCGCCATCAAGGACGACGTCGACATCGCCGGCGAGGTGACGACCTACGGCAGCGGCGGGCATGGTCCGGCCGTCACGGCCGACGCCGCGGTGGTCCGCCGGTTGCGCGCGGCCGGTGCGGTCATCATCGGCAAAACCAATGTGCCCGAGCTGATGATGATGCCCTACACCGAGTCGCTGACGTTCGGCGCGACCCGTAATCCGTGGCATCCGGGCCGCACCCCGGGCGGCAGTAGCGGCGGTAGCGCTGCCGCGGTCGCGGCGGGGTTGGCGGCCCTGGCGTTGGGGTCCGACGGTGGCGGCTCCATCCGCATTCCGTCAGCCTGGTGTGGGCTGTTCGGGCTGAAGCCGCAACGGGATCGGGTTTCGTTGGAGCCGCACGACGATGCCTGGTACGGGCTGAGCGTCAACGGGCCGATCGCGCGGTCGGTGGTGGATGCCGCGCTCTTCCTCGATGCGACTACGACGCTGCCCGGAGCGGAGGGAGAGTTCGTCGCGGCGGCCCAACGCGATCCGGGGCGGCTGCGAATCGCGTTGAGCACCAAGACCCCGACACCGTTTCCCATCAAGTGCGGCAATGCTCAATTGACGGCCGTGCACCAGGCCGGCGCGCTACTGCGCGAACTCGGTCACGAGGTCGTCGTGCGCGATCCGCAGTACCCGACCGCGCAGATCTATGCCAACTTCCTGCCGCGCTATCTGCGCGGCATCAGCGACGAGGCGGACGGGCAGGCCCACCCGGAACGCCTGGAACCCCGCACCCGCAACATGGCCCGCATGGGTTCGGTCTTCTCCGATCGGCGCATGGCGGCCGTGCGTGCCGCCGAGCCCGCCGTGAGCGCCCGGATCCAATCGATCTTCGACGACGTCGACGTCGTCATCACCCCGGCCACGGCGGCCGGGCCGTCCCGCATCGGCGCCTACCAGCGCTGCGGCGCCCTGTCGACGTTGCTGTTGGTCGGTCAGCGCGTGCCGTATCTGCAGGTGTGGAACATGACCGGACAACCCGCCGCGGTCGTGCCGTGGGACTTCGACGACGACGGGTTGCCCATGGCGGTGCAACTCGTCGGCCGGCCCTACGACGAGGCGACGCTGCTGTCCCTGTCCGCGCAGATCGAGCAGGCCAGGCCGTGGGCGCATCGCCGGCCGCCGGTGTCCTGA
- a CDS encoding HIT domain-containing protein, giving the protein MSCVFCAIAAGAAPAIRVFEDDGYLAILDIRPFTRGHTLVIPKRHTVDLTDTPAQTLADMITIGQRVARAARSTELADATNIGINDGRAAFQTVNHIHLHVLPRRNGDKLTVAKGLLVRRDPDREATGQLLRDALARIDANP; this is encoded by the coding sequence ATGTCCTGCGTGTTCTGTGCGATCGCCGCCGGTGCGGCACCGGCCATCCGGGTCTTCGAAGACGACGGCTATCTGGCGATCCTCGACATCCGCCCGTTCACCCGGGGCCACACGCTGGTGATACCGAAACGGCACACCGTGGACCTCACCGACACACCGGCGCAGACGCTGGCCGACATGATCACCATCGGCCAACGTGTCGCGCGCGCGGCCCGCTCGACGGAACTGGCCGACGCCACCAACATCGGCATCAACGACGGCCGCGCGGCCTTTCAGACGGTCAACCACATTCACTTGCACGTGCTGCCCCGGCGCAACGGCGACAAGCTGACGGTCGCCAAGGGCCTGCTGGTGCGCCGGGATCCGGACCGGGAAGCCACCGGCCAGTTGCTGCGCGACGCGCTGGCCCGCATCGACGCCAATCCGTAA
- a CDS encoding nitroreductase family deazaflavin-dependent oxidoreductase has protein sequence MSNLNRFEQWVGIPLLRLHDTLYQKTNGRVGHKFPGVPPSLLLHTVGAKTGQPRTTSLTYARDGDAYLIVASNGGDDRYPGWYHNLRKHPDCEINVGPQRLAVRARRVTAEDADYARLWQVVNKNNFDRYSNYQRRTSRPIPIFALTPR, from the coding sequence ATGAGCAATCTGAATCGGTTCGAGCAATGGGTCGGTATCCCGCTGTTGCGGCTGCACGACACGCTGTATCAGAAGACCAATGGCCGCGTCGGGCACAAATTTCCCGGCGTGCCGCCCAGCCTGCTGCTACATACCGTCGGCGCCAAAACCGGCCAGCCTCGCACCACTTCGCTGACCTACGCCCGCGACGGCGACGCCTACCTGATCGTCGCGTCCAACGGCGGGGATGACCGCTACCCGGGCTGGTACCACAACCTGCGCAAGCATCCGGACTGCGAGATCAACGTCGGCCCGCAGCGCCTGGCGGTCCGTGCCCGGCGCGTCACCGCAGAGGATGCCGACTACGCGCGCCTTTGGCAGGTCGTCAACAAGAACAACTTCGACCGCTACAGCAACTATCAGCGCCGGACGTCGCGGCCCATCCCGATCTTTGCGTTGACGCCTCGGTAA